In Bradyrhizobium sp. 200, the sequence CGACCCGCGAGGGCATCATGAGGACCCGCGGGAAATGGTTCGACTACGACACCGGCACACGCACCATCCGCGCCATGGCGACGTTCCATCCGGCCTATCTGTTGCGCTCGCCATCCTACAAGCGGATGTCGTGGCAGGATCTGCGCGCCATTGCGAAGGCGCTGGAGCAAGGCTCTCCCTCTTCCTGAAGAGCACGCGTCAGCGGGCGTATCGAGGAGACAGAAATTACGGCGCCTTCGGCCGCACAATGGCCCAACCGACGCGCAACAGCGGCTGGCGGCCGTTCACCATCCATTCGAAGACGCGCGGCACTTCCGGCACCAGGCCGGGAAAGCGCTGCGCAATCTCGGGAGGCGGCATGCCTGAGGTGTCGGAGGCACGCCAGACCACGACGCCGCCGGTCTGGCTGAATTTCGCGACCGACAGCCACGGCGTTCGTTCCGGCGTGGCGTCGAGCAACAGATGCGGGCGCCCGCTGCTCATCGCGATGAAACTCGCCAGTTGCGGATCGCCGGCCACGGCGCGCAGCCGCTGATTGGTTCGCCGTTCGAAATTGTCGCCGAAGAAATGCGCGATCGCTTTGGCCGGCAGCGAGGTCGGCACTTCGGCAGTTCCGGTCCACGGCAGAAGAATCGTGGTTGCGATCACAGCGAGGGCGGGAGCGGCGAGCGCCGCGGCCCAGACCGCGCGCAGCACGCGCTGACGGCGCAGGTAGAGCAGATCGCCGGTCGCGACGATCACGGCAAGCCCCGACATGAGCAAGGCAACGCCTGCGCCGCCCACGACGTGATCCAGATTGAACAGCCCGGCCAGGAAACTTCCGAGCAGCGCCGGGGCGACGGCGAAGAAATAGACGAAGTCGCGCGCCAGCGGATCGACCGGCGGCCGGTAGATAATCGGCGCTTCCTCGGCATTGCGGGCGAACCAGCCGGAATTGAGGATCACCAGCAGCACGATGGCGGACATCGCGAGCACAAGGCCTGTGAGCAGCCCGCCCCAGTGCAGGACGCGGGCGCCGAGATCGGAGATCGCCGGCCACGGCGGCATGGCGAGTGCGTCGGCGCGGAGCAGCCATATCAGATAGGGCAAGACCAGGACGGCGATCACGAGCAGCGCATAGAGCGGATCGAGCGACATCAGCATGCGCCGCCCCCGCACGGTGGCAACGGTAAACCCGGCGAGCAACAGCAGCATTCCGGGCGCGGCCGAAATCGTCAGCAGCAAAAGCCCGGCCTCGATCGACCAGGCGAACCACGCGT encodes:
- a CDS encoding glycosyltransferase family 39 protein, producing MRFTSLVVELIRARPRLVVLLVVLLQAALWLMLPMLLYRSPPGDVATALAFGREYQVGTWLGPPLAFWLADIAFRAAGNTMFGVYLLAQACAIITFWIYYQLARAIVGGQQAVLAVLLSLTVVAFSSPGVEFGPLVLARPLWALLLLHSWQLIGQNRRNAWFAWSIEAGLLLLTISAAPGMLLLLAGFTVATVRGRRMLMSLDPLYALLVIAVLVLPYLIWLLRADALAMPPWPAISDLGARVLHWGGLLTGLVLAMSAIVLLVILNSGWFARNAEEAPIIYRPPVDPLARDFVYFFAVAPALLGSFLAGLFNLDHVVGGAGVALLMSGLAVIVATGDLLYLRRQRVLRAVWAAALAAPALAVIATTILLPWTGTAEVPTSLPAKAIAHFFGDNFERRTNQRLRAVAGDPQLASFIAMSSGRPHLLLDATPERTPWLSVAKFSQTGGVVVWRASDTSGMPPPEIAQRFPGLVPEVPRVFEWMVNGRQPLLRVGWAIVRPKAP